The following is a genomic window from Collimonas fungivorans Ter331.
ATCGTCGATGATCAGCACCCGGCCCTTCAGCGGGCCGCCGACGATGTTGCCGCCCTCGCCGTGATCCTTGGCTTCCTTGCGGTTGTAGGCGAACTGCACATTGCGCCCTTGCGCCGCCAGCGCTACCGCAGTCGCCGAGGCCAGCGTGATGCCCTTGTAGGCCGGCCCGAACAACATGTCAAACTGCAAACCCGAGTCGATCAGGGTGTGTGCATAAAACTGTGCCAGCTGACCCAGCGCTGCGCCCTCGTTGAACATGCCCGCATTGAAGAAATAGGGGGAAGTGCGCCCTGCCTTGGTCACAAACTCGCCGAATTTCAATACCCCAGCCTTGACCGCAAATTCTATAAATTGTTGACGTAAATTGTTCAAAATGCACTCCAGACGGTTGAGGCTGACAAATTTTGTCGCTGTTACAGCACATTAGCGACACCAGACCGCCATTTTAAATGGAGTTCATCCCTTCCACAGCAGTAAGTGCAAACACCATGCCTGCTCGCGGCAGGTTTTAACCATGAAACCTGCCTCGCGCACGATAGCGGACCTTCGGTTATCCTTAGGCATCTTCTTATTACCCTTTTTATCGACAAAACATGCCAAGAATTATTTCCGCCAATCTCAACGGCATCCGCTCAGCGGCCAGAAAAGGCTTTTTTGAATGGATGGCCAAGCAGTCAGCCGATTTCATCTGCGTCCAGGAACTGAAGGCGCAAGCCGCCGACATGACGCCGGAATTCCTGGCGCCGGAAGGCTACACCGGCCATTTCCATTACGCCGAGAAAAAAGGTTATTCGGGCGTCGGCCTGTATAGCAAACGCAAGCCGAATGCGGTGCGGATCGGCTTCGGCAACCCTGAATTCGACGCCGAAGGGCGTTACGTGGAATGCGATTTCGGCGACCTGACGGTGATCTCGCTGTACTGCCCGTCCGGCTCCTCCAGCGAAGAACGGCAGATCGCCAAGTTCCGCTTCATGGAAGCCTTCCTGCCGCACCTGCAGCAGCTCAGGGAAAGCGGCCGCGAAGTCGTGATTTGCGGCGACTGGAATATCGCGCACCAGGAACGCGACCTGAAGAACTGGAAGGGCAACAAGAAAAATTCCGGCTTCCTGCCTGAGGAGCGCGCCTGGCTCACCCACCTGTTTGAACAGGTCGGCCTGGTCGACGTGTTTCGCCAGGTCGACCAGCGCGAAGAACAATACACCTGGTGGAGCAACCGCGGCCAGGCCTGGGCCAAGAATGTGGGATGGCGCATCGATTACCACATCTCGACGCCTGGCATCGCCGCCAATGCGCATGCCGTGGCGATCTACAAGGACGAGCGCTTCTCCGACCACGCGCCGTTGACGATCGACTACACCTGACCCGGCTTACTCCCGGACCGGCTGGCCGTCGACAAAAACGATCAGCTCGCCCTCGCCAAACTTGGTCCACACCTCGTTGGTGGTGAGCGGTTCGGTGACAATCACCGCCACCCGGTCTTGCGGTGTGGTCACCTGCGAGAAATCGACGCTGACGTCTTCGTCCGACAGGTGCGCTTCGGCAAACGGAAACTGGCGCACGATGTAGTACAGCTTGGTGGAACAATGGGTGTACAGGGCCGAGCCGTCCGACAGCATCAGGTTGAAGGTGCCGTGGGCGGCGATCTGCTGCGTCAGTTCGCGCAAGGCCAGCGTCAGCTCGGCCTGCGCCGGCGGCGCATCGCCGAAACGGCGGCGCAGCTGCTGCAGCAGGTAGCAGAAAGCCAGTTCGCTGTCGGTATTGCCGACCGGCCGGTACGGGCCGTCCAGCAGCGGCGCAAATTCCTTGAGGTCGCCGTTATGGGCGAACACCCAGTAGCGGCCCCACAGTTCACGTACAAACGGATGGCAATTCTGCAAGGCAACCTGGCCCTGGGTGGCTTTGCGGATATGGGCGATGACGTTTTTCGACTTGATCGGGCAGCGCCGGATCAATTCCGCCACCGGCGATGCGATGGCCGCCTGGTAATCGACAAAATGGCGCACGCCGCTGCCTTCGAAGAAGGCGATGCCCCAGCCGTCGCTATGGTGATCGGTCTGGCCGCCGCGCGTGGCGAAGCCGGTAAAGCTGAACACAATGTCGGTCGGGACATTGCAATTCATTCCAAGTAACTGACACATATTCCTGAACCAGGTGAGATAAGCCGCTAAATACAGATTCTATCTGTCTCGTTGCAACGGTATCACGCAGCCGCTGTAATCAAAAGTTAAATATGGTGGCGCTTATGGTGATGCTTGTTTTGCCGATATCAGGCCGGCGCTATACCTTGTATAACCTGCCTCACATGGTCCGCGGCCGCTTTGCCAGCAATATATACAGGCAAACGAGCGCCGGCATCAGATCCGGCGCCTTATAAAGAGGAAGAGACAATGCCGCCGATCCGCCGCCCGTCCTGCGCCGACGCAGGTTCCGCCATGCCTGAACAGGAATGCCGCACACCCCGTATTCGCTGGTGGCTGCTATTGCTGCCGCTGGCGCTGCTGCTGGCCAGCGTGAGCGTCATCGGCAGCGCCGCCGAGCTGCCCAAGATCATTTACGTGCGGCCGGTGCCGAACAACGACGACGTCCTGTTGCAGCAAGGCAGCAGCGGCGTCAGCAATGCCGCCAAGCTGTACCGGCTGCAAGCCAGCACTCTGGAAAGCCAGCCGACTCGCGCCGGCCGCCAGCAGCAGCTGGACAATGCGGTCCAGCAAGGCGCAGCGATTGTGGTGGTGATGGGCATCGAATTCAAGGAAATACTGGACAAGGTCGCGCGCCAGGCGCCGCAGATCCGCTTCCTGATCCTGGAGCATTGCATCGATAACGCCGCCAGCAATATCACTTGCATCACTTTCCGGGAAAACGAAGCCAGCTACCTGGCTGGCATGCAGGCGGCGCTGGCCTCGGGCAGCGGCAAGATCGGGCTGATCGGCGCCAGCAATACCGCCCTGCGCCAAAAGAACGGCATCGCCTTCGCCAACGGCGCACGCGCCGCCAAGCCGACGATTACGGTGCATGAACCGCTGTGGGTGGAAGGCCCGCAGCCCTTCAACGACCCGCCGCGCGCCGAAGCGCTGACCAAAACCATGCTGGGCGACGGCGTCGACGTCATCTGGGCCGCCGCTGCCGGCAGCAACTCCGGCGTATTCAAGGCGCTGACGCCGCAATCGCGCGCCAAGGCTATCGGCAGCGGCGTCAACCAGTGCATACAGGCGCCGGGGCGGGTGCTCGACAATGTCGAAGTCCATGCCGACACGGCGATTATCCTGGCGGTCGGCCTGCTGGCCAACGGTTCGACCGCGCCGCGCTTTGACTTCGGCCTGAAAGAAGGCGCGGTGGCGCTGACCGCGCTGGGCCTGGATGCAGCCTATTCGGAATGTGAAATCCTGCGCCAACGGCCTTTGCTGCTGAAGCTGCGCGAGACCAGCAGCGCCATAGTGAGCGGCAAGCTCAAAATCGATTAGGGGCCAGCTGCCCTGGCAGGCGCCGCCCGATTCTGATAGCGTTGTGGTTTTATTCGGGGTGGAGCGGCATGGATCAACTGGCAGCGATGCGCGCATTCCGGCGCGTAGTCGAGACCGGCAGCTTCACCGCTGCCGCCGCGGAACTCAACCAGTCGCACACCATCGTCTCGCGCCAGGTGCGCCAGCTGGAGCTCGAGCTCGGCGCGCAGCTGCTCAACCGCACCACGCGCCGCTTCGCATTGACCGAAGCCGGCCAGGAATATTACGAGCGCAGCCGCCTCATCATCGACCAGCTGGACGACGCCGCCCAGGCCGTATCGGCGCACCAGGCGCGCCCTTCCGGCGTGTTGCGGATCAATGCACCGATGGCGTTCGGCACGCTAGAACTGGCGCAATGGCTGCC
Proteins encoded in this region:
- the pyrE gene encoding orotate phosphoribosyltransferase; protein product: MNNLRQQFIEFAVKAGVLKFGEFVTKAGRTSPYFFNAGMFNEGAALGQLAQFYAHTLIDSGLQFDMLFGPAYKGITLASATAVALAAQGRNVQFAYNRKEAKDHGEGGNIVGGPLKGRVLIIDDVISAGTSVRESVEMIRAAGATPCAVVIALDRMEKSGKDDALSANSAVEEVTQAYGMPVISIGNLNDLLEYISGAGADAELNRYQAAVAAYRERYGVA
- a CDS encoding exodeoxyribonuclease III, giving the protein MPRIISANLNGIRSAARKGFFEWMAKQSADFICVQELKAQAADMTPEFLAPEGYTGHFHYAEKKGYSGVGLYSKRKPNAVRIGFGNPEFDAEGRYVECDFGDLTVISLYCPSGSSSEERQIAKFRFMEAFLPHLQQLRESGREVVICGDWNIAHQERDLKNWKGNKKNSGFLPEERAWLTHLFEQVGLVDVFRQVDQREEQYTWWSNRGQAWAKNVGWRIDYHISTPGIAANAHAVAIYKDERFSDHAPLTIDYT
- a CDS encoding class II glutamine amidotransferase encodes the protein MCQLLGMNCNVPTDIVFSFTGFATRGGQTDHHSDGWGIAFFEGSGVRHFVDYQAAIASPVAELIRRCPIKSKNVIAHIRKATQGQVALQNCHPFVRELWGRYWVFAHNGDLKEFAPLLDGPYRPVGNTDSELAFCYLLQQLRRRFGDAPPAQAELTLALRELTQQIAAHGTFNLMLSDGSALYTHCSTKLYYIVRQFPFAEAHLSDEDVSVDFSQVTTPQDRVAVIVTEPLTTNEVWTKFGEGELIVFVDGQPVRE
- a CDS encoding BMP family ABC transporter substrate-binding protein — translated: MPPIRRPSCADAGSAMPEQECRTPRIRWWLLLLPLALLLASVSVIGSAAELPKIIYVRPVPNNDDVLLQQGSSGVSNAAKLYRLQASTLESQPTRAGRQQQLDNAVQQGAAIVVVMGIEFKEILDKVARQAPQIRFLILEHCIDNAASNITCITFRENEASYLAGMQAALASGSGKIGLIGASNTALRQKNGIAFANGARAAKPTITVHEPLWVEGPQPFNDPPRAEALTKTMLGDGVDVIWAAAAGSNSGVFKALTPQSRAKAIGSGVNQCIQAPGRVLDNVEVHADTAIILAVGLLANGSTAPRFDFGLKEGAVALTALGLDAAYSECEILRQRPLLLKLRETSSAIVSGKLKID